The following proteins are co-located in the Mesorhizobium australicum WSM2073 genome:
- a CDS encoding beta strand repeat-containing protein, with translation MANSIELDNLSNSWDEHSVSSDHHDLTAPTQVVAQAAPAEQAAAPVQTAPAAAEPVPVDVGGGAPAAAPPAANAPHEYVADASNVVKLPANVSIDNIKVDGHNLVLEQADGSVIVIKDGALHVPTFIIGDVEVPRVALIAALEASHVDVAFGADGSISAGGSTTSSAGGNFEQPAGGIGDGFGLSALLPPTALQFGQLERHELFPSLVDRGVSVVAMSLTNPDQAASETGLDGGAQQSPGSEAPTNSETSSVGTISIDAPDGIGSIVINGTTVTGVGQQISGQFGYITILSFDPGTGAIQYDYTVTQSVTHPVNTTGYDANDTVPDNFSITVTDVDGDTASTTFTVAIIDDVPTAVADTDSIAAGQFGPATGNVLAGGTDAGDANTTDGVADIQGADGATVVGVAKGTTNVALDNTTTLNSPIQGEYGKLTLHGDGSYTYVRDAGTPGGVNDVFTYTIKDGDGDTSHTTLTISIGNSTPVVANLTPEANGGDVIVNEAALNVGTPGGPGSDPASTAETGPGTFTISSPDGIHDLSIDGHAFITDGVFTASSFTTTLGNTLTVTAYNAGTGEVSYTYTLNDNETHTSVQGTNSLFENFTVTLTDQDLQSTNGTLTVNIVDDVPTAHDEASQAVVEGAPVVTGTLDFVAGADGATVTHVNGTLLTFDPGTGYSQSIDIGAGTIQVKADGAYSFTADASVDNSGGAVAVNATYTVTDGDHDTSTANIAFTITDGAGPTAGAPITLALDDQNLSDGSTPLGPDSASNSITFTPGSDAITSVVFGTDLGGLNTANLTWTRVSDTQVVGKDGAVTVVTLDLSVANNVATVTATLNDNYDAHPGINLDDLVDLGHVGVVATDTDGTQATGTVNVTVSDDVPTAHDEASQNVAEGATITGTLDFVAGADGATVTHIGSTVLVFGNDGYSQAIDIGDGSIKVMADGHYSFTADSSVLGTGAASATYTVTDGDGDTATAGITFAVTDANTPTSGTATAAVDDDGLAGGNPASTLGDIDANLGEVPFSASEKTYNGALGGSVGGDGAGANGFSFATLDGTNGTVGQENVTYSWDAGSDTLTATGPRGVLFTVHVTDPATGAYTVTLVDNVLQAQGPNDENNATVDLDYVITDADGSTAPGTLTITFNDDGPSVTVGTVADSALTLVTQDADTIGNNTDTASASFAAAFLGAVTPSYGADGAGSTVISGYTLSVTAPGENSGLTSQGEAITLSKVGNDIVGTTATHGDVFMISVNAAGTVTLTQYQQIDHLPESLDTTNNNAHIDLANGLVTLSATATVTDGDNDQATSTVSADLGGNLGFDDALPTLSVAAIGDAIKVVTQDADTIGNNTDTASASFAAAFLGAVTPSYGADGAGSTVISGYTLSVTAPGENSGLTSQGEAITLSKVGNDIVGTTATHGDVFMISVNAAGTVTLTQYQQIDHLPESLDTTNNNAHIDLANGLVTLSATATVTDGDNDQATSTVSADLGGNLGFDDALPTAISPASAVVANGAGAAVSFDLDIDGILTNNYGADGGTVIFPTSLEGTASGLTSNGVSIVYDVSADGHTLTGLAGATSVFVITLNPATASYSVEMNGTVDSITTVDFNGGGYDFVGGNGAWAGFNTAANDDSKDLLLTPIESGVSSGTLNTNANEGGVSGGNSVGSGEKMRLDFVVDLTGNPPNGSYSSPSTHLFEGHYTTNGASAKFTGISSQSAARFAAFDDPDGNVKVGDGVQDSVTAVALSYNGETKLVTFAEISTTTTNVTVGGHVFTVHFVDGAAPGTQYEAVVGSILQNTSIATYTANGYNSLEIGYESGDTFKLGDFGAAASTNSPVSFDLPVSVVDGDNDTAAGTIGITLSPTGQTIQNHSSDLAGDSHLYTSTLAAPHIIGSDFNDTLNGDSGNNVLYGGAGNDTINGNAGNDLLIGGAGQDTMTGGTGADTFKLDGLDIKDLIADYSGAQGDKIDLSSLFETGPGANIGDFVKYDSASHTLSVDANGTTGGANFVDVAVLQNAPVAGTISLIYDDTAHTQHTATI, from the coding sequence ATGGCGAACAGTATTGAACTGGACAATCTTTCGAACTCGTGGGACGAGCATTCCGTCTCCAGCGATCATCACGACCTGACAGCGCCGACCCAGGTGGTGGCGCAAGCCGCGCCCGCCGAGCAAGCGGCGGCACCGGTCCAAACAGCGCCGGCCGCGGCCGAGCCTGTGCCGGTCGATGTCGGTGGCGGCGCGCCAGCGGCAGCACCGCCAGCGGCAAACGCCCCGCACGAATACGTCGCGGACGCAAGCAACGTCGTCAAACTTCCCGCCAATGTCTCGATCGACAACATCAAGGTCGACGGCCACAACCTCGTGCTCGAGCAGGCGGACGGCTCGGTCATCGTCATCAAGGACGGTGCCCTGCATGTGCCGACCTTCATCATCGGCGACGTCGAAGTGCCGCGCGTGGCCTTGATCGCAGCGCTGGAAGCGAGCCATGTCGATGTCGCCTTTGGCGCGGACGGCTCGATATCGGCCGGTGGCAGCACGACCTCGAGCGCCGGCGGGAATTTCGAACAGCCTGCCGGCGGGATCGGCGACGGCTTCGGCCTGTCGGCGCTCCTGCCGCCGACGGCTTTGCAGTTTGGGCAGCTCGAGCGGCATGAGCTGTTTCCCTCTTTGGTCGACAGAGGCGTCTCCGTCGTGGCCATGTCGCTGACCAACCCTGATCAGGCGGCCAGCGAAACCGGACTCGATGGCGGCGCGCAACAATCGCCGGGCAGCGAGGCACCGACCAACTCCGAAACTTCCAGCGTCGGGACGATCAGCATCGACGCACCCGATGGCATCGGCTCGATCGTCATCAACGGCACCACCGTGACCGGCGTCGGCCAGCAAATTTCAGGGCAGTTCGGCTACATCACGATCCTGTCGTTCGATCCTGGCACGGGTGCCATCCAGTATGACTACACTGTCACCCAGTCGGTGACGCATCCCGTTAACACGACCGGATACGACGCCAACGATACGGTTCCGGACAATTTCAGCATCACCGTCACGGATGTCGACGGCGATACGGCGAGCACGACCTTCACCGTTGCCATCATCGACGACGTGCCGACGGCGGTTGCCGACACCGACAGTATCGCAGCCGGCCAGTTCGGCCCCGCGACGGGCAATGTGCTGGCTGGCGGCACGGATGCGGGCGACGCCAACACGACGGACGGCGTTGCCGACATCCAGGGCGCCGACGGCGCGACGGTGGTGGGCGTTGCCAAGGGGACGACGAATGTCGCTCTGGACAATACGACCACACTCAACAGCCCGATCCAAGGTGAATATGGCAAGCTGACGCTGCACGGCGACGGCAGCTATACCTATGTGCGCGATGCGGGCACACCCGGAGGCGTCAACGACGTCTTCACCTACACGATCAAGGATGGCGATGGCGACACCTCGCACACCACGCTGACGATCTCGATCGGCAACTCGACGCCTGTAGTCGCCAACCTGACGCCGGAAGCCAATGGCGGCGACGTCATCGTCAACGAAGCGGCTTTGAATGTCGGCACGCCTGGTGGCCCCGGGTCCGATCCGGCAAGCACGGCCGAGACCGGCCCCGGCACCTTCACCATTTCCTCGCCCGACGGCATCCACGATCTGTCGATCGATGGCCACGCTTTCATCACCGACGGTGTGTTCACCGCCAGCTCGTTCACGACGACGCTAGGCAACACGCTGACGGTGACGGCCTACAATGCCGGCACCGGCGAGGTGAGCTATACCTACACGCTCAACGACAACGAGACACATACCTCTGTCCAGGGCACCAACAGCCTGTTCGAGAACTTCACTGTCACGCTGACCGACCAGGATCTCCAGAGCACCAATGGCACGCTCACCGTCAACATCGTCGATGACGTGCCGACGGCCCATGACGAGGCTTCGCAAGCGGTTGTGGAAGGTGCCCCGGTGGTGACGGGGACACTGGACTTCGTGGCCGGCGCGGACGGCGCGACAGTGACGCATGTCAACGGTACGCTGCTGACCTTCGATCCCGGCACGGGCTATTCGCAGTCGATCGACATCGGCGCCGGCACCATCCAGGTGAAGGCCGACGGGGCCTACTCGTTCACGGCCGATGCCTCGGTCGACAACAGCGGCGGTGCCGTGGCGGTCAACGCGACCTACACGGTGACGGACGGCGATCACGACACTTCGACGGCCAACATCGCCTTCACGATCACGGATGGCGCGGGCCCGACCGCGGGCGCTCCAATCACGCTGGCGCTCGACGACCAGAACCTGAGTGACGGCTCGACGCCACTCGGTCCGGACTCTGCCTCTAACTCGATCACCTTCACGCCGGGCTCGGACGCGATCACCTCGGTCGTCTTCGGCACAGACCTGGGCGGCCTGAACACCGCGAACCTGACCTGGACCCGGGTGTCGGACACCCAGGTCGTGGGCAAGGACGGCGCCGTGACCGTGGTGACGCTGGATCTCTCGGTCGCTAACAATGTGGCGACGGTGACGGCGACGCTGAACGACAATTACGACGCGCATCCCGGCATCAATCTCGACGACCTGGTCGATCTGGGCCATGTCGGCGTGGTTGCCACCGATACCGACGGCACTCAGGCGACCGGCACCGTCAACGTGACGGTGTCCGACGACGTGCCGACGGCGCATGACGAAGCCTCGCAGAATGTTGCCGAGGGTGCGACGATCACTGGCACGCTGGACTTCGTGGCCGGCGCCGATGGCGCCACGGTGACGCACATCGGCTCTACTGTGCTGGTCTTCGGCAACGACGGCTACTCGCAGGCGATCGATATCGGCGATGGCTCGATCAAGGTCATGGCTGACGGCCACTACTCCTTCACCGCCGACAGTTCGGTTCTCGGCACCGGTGCGGCTTCGGCGACCTACACGGTGACTGACGGCGACGGCGACACTGCAACGGCCGGTATCACCTTTGCGGTGACCGACGCCAATACGCCGACAAGCGGCACGGCTACGGCTGCGGTTGACGATGACGGGCTTGCTGGCGGCAATCCGGCTAGCACCTTGGGCGATATCGACGCCAATCTCGGCGAGGTTCCGTTCAGTGCCAGCGAAAAGACCTATAACGGAGCGCTCGGCGGCAGCGTCGGTGGCGACGGCGCCGGCGCCAACGGCTTCTCGTTCGCAACGTTGGATGGCACCAATGGCACGGTCGGCCAGGAGAACGTGACCTACAGCTGGGACGCCGGCAGTGACACACTGACCGCGACAGGCCCTCGTGGCGTCCTGTTCACGGTGCATGTGACCGACCCGGCAACTGGCGCCTACACGGTGACGCTGGTCGACAACGTGCTTCAGGCCCAAGGCCCGAACGATGAGAACAATGCGACCGTCGATCTCGACTATGTGATCACCGATGCGGACGGCTCGACGGCACCGGGCACGCTGACCATTACCTTCAATGACGACGGCCCTTCCGTGACGGTCGGGACGGTTGCGGATAGCGCCCTGACATTGGTGACGCAGGACGCCGATACGATCGGCAACAATACCGACACGGCGAGCGCAAGCTTCGCGGCCGCCTTCCTTGGGGCGGTGACGCCGAGCTATGGCGCGGATGGCGCCGGTTCGACGGTGATCAGCGGCTACACGCTGTCGGTGACAGCTCCCGGCGAGAATTCGGGCCTGACCAGCCAGGGTGAGGCAATCACGCTGTCCAAGGTGGGCAACGACATCGTCGGCACGACGGCCACGCATGGCGATGTCTTCATGATCTCCGTCAATGCGGCCGGCACGGTGACGCTGACGCAGTATCAGCAGATCGACCACCTGCCCGAGAGCCTCGACACCACCAACAACAACGCCCACATCGACCTTGCCAATGGCCTGGTGACGCTGTCGGCGACGGCGACGGTGACGGATGGCGACAACGACCAGGCGACCTCGACGGTGAGCGCCGACCTGGGCGGCAATCTCGGCTTCGACGATGCCTTGCCGACGCTGTCGGTTGCGGCGATCGGCGATGCGATCAAGGTTGTGACGCAGGACGCCGATACGATCGGCAACAATACCGACACGGCGAGCGCAAGCTTCGCGGCCGCCTTCCTTGGGGCGGTGACGCCGAGCTATGGCGCGGATGGCGCCGGTTCGACGGTGATCAGCGGCTACACGCTGTCGGTGACAGCTCCCGGCGAGAATTCGGGCCTGACCAGCCAGGGTGAGGCAATCACGCTGTCCAAGGTGGGCAACGACATCGTCGGCACGACGGCCACGCATGGCGATGTCTTCATGATCTCCGTCAATGCGGCCGGCACGGTGACGCTGACGCAGTATCAGCAGATCGACCACCTGCCCGAGAGCCTCGACACCACCAACAACAACGCCCACATCGACCTTGCCAATGGCCTGGTGACGCTGTCGGCGACGGCGACGGTGACGGATGGCGACAACGACCAGGCGACCTCGACGGTGAGCGCCGACCTGGGCGGCAACCTCGGCTTCGACGATGCCTTGCCGACGGCAATATCTCCGGCCTCCGCAGTTGTGGCAAACGGAGCAGGAGCGGCCGTCTCGTTCGACCTCGATATCGACGGGATACTTACCAACAACTACGGCGCTGATGGCGGAACAGTCATCTTCCCGACGTCGCTCGAAGGCACGGCAAGCGGACTGACCTCAAACGGCGTTTCGATCGTGTACGACGTCTCAGCCGACGGCCACACGCTCACGGGTCTGGCCGGCGCCACATCCGTGTTTGTCATTACGCTCAACCCGGCGACCGCTTCCTACTCCGTCGAGATGAACGGAACTGTGGACAGCATAACCACTGTGGATTTCAACGGAGGTGGCTATGATTTCGTTGGCGGCAACGGGGCTTGGGCAGGCTTCAATACGGCGGCCAATGACGACAGCAAGGATCTGCTGCTTACGCCCATAGAAAGCGGAGTCAGCTCTGGAACTTTGAACACTAACGCCAATGAGGGCGGCGTCAGCGGTGGCAATTCGGTTGGGTCAGGTGAGAAAATGCGCCTTGACTTCGTCGTAGATTTGACCGGCAACCCTCCGAACGGCAGCTACTCGTCGCCCTCGACCCATCTCTTCGAAGGACATTATACTACGAACGGCGCGTCGGCGAAGTTCACCGGTATCTCATCTCAGTCCGCGGCTCGCTTCGCCGCCTTCGACGATCCGGATGGGAACGTAAAGGTTGGCGACGGCGTCCAGGATTCTGTTACCGCGGTCGCATTGAGCTACAACGGCGAGACCAAGCTGGTGACGTTCGCCGAGATCAGCACCACAACGACGAACGTCACGGTTGGCGGTCACGTATTTACAGTGCATTTCGTCGACGGTGCCGCTCCTGGAACTCAATACGAGGCCGTGGTCGGATCCATCCTGCAGAACACCTCAATAGCCACCTACACGGCCAATGGGTATAACAGTCTCGAGATTGGTTACGAGTCGGGTGACACGTTCAAACTCGGAGATTTTGGCGCGGCAGCTTCGACAAACAGTCCGGTGAGCTTCGATCTTCCCGTCAGTGTTGTCGATGGCGATAACGACACAGCTGCGGGCACCATCGGTATCACTTTGAGCCCGACGGGACAAACCATCCAGAATCACTCGTCAGATCTGGCCGGTGACTCCCATTTGTATACTTCGACGCTGGCGGCGCCTCATATCATCGGGTCGGACTTCAACGACACGCTGAATGGCGACAGCGGCAACAACGTGCTCTATGGCGGCGCCGGCAACGATACGATCAACGGCAACGCCGGCAACGACCTTCTCATCGGCGGCGCCGGCCAGGACACCATGACCGGCGGCACGGGCGCCGACACATTCAAGCTCGACGGGTTGGACATCAAGGACCTCATCGCCGACTACAGTGGTGCACAAGGCGACAAGATCGACCTGTCATCCCTGTTTGAAACAGGTCCAGGGGCAAATATCGGGGACTTCGTGAAATACGACTCGGCATCACACACGCTCAGCGTCGACGCCAATGGTACAACCGGTGGCGCCAATTTCGTCGACGTCGCCGTCTTGCAGAACGCACCTGTCGCCGGCACCATCAGTCTGATTTACGACGACACGGCTCACACACAGCACACGGCCACGATTTAG
- a CDS encoding ABC transporter substrate-binding protein, producing MSDALDPAAIQVANQPAAVVAVANASQATQSLGTGPTKVAMLLPLSASGSAGENGKKMLDAAKLAMTDLGNPLLTLTVEDTRGDAAYSQQLAVKAITSGAKVVIGPTELPAAQHVAKLSGSNRPVVLALADNFAGGPGVYAVCLGEADSAAAGAGAIAAKGGKKFVLLVPAGAGADIAEKHVANSLSVYGAALAITIPYTSADSAAKAVADMGSLVDAPDAVIVASGDSNPSPILIALKAKGIPGKSTSVVGTNRWLEHPTSPLFEGAFIATLDQHETGPISDRFKASFNYQADVNVAYAYDMVALTAGIASAAGPNGFNRQVFENPNGFRGSTGLFRFRADGSSERSMPLYRIEKGALKLVAKSTSSF from the coding sequence GTGTCGGACGCGCTCGACCCCGCTGCCATCCAGGTCGCCAATCAGCCGGCTGCTGTTGTTGCTGTGGCAAACGCAAGCCAGGCGACGCAGTCCCTCGGCACGGGACCCACGAAAGTCGCCATGCTGCTGCCGCTGTCCGCTTCCGGATCAGCGGGCGAAAACGGCAAAAAGATGCTCGACGCCGCCAAGCTCGCCATGACGGACCTCGGTAATCCCCTGCTGACGCTTACCGTCGAGGACACAAGGGGAGACGCGGCTTACTCCCAGCAACTGGCGGTAAAGGCCATAACTTCGGGAGCGAAAGTGGTCATCGGTCCGACCGAACTGCCGGCGGCGCAGCATGTCGCGAAACTGTCGGGCTCGAACCGGCCGGTGGTTCTGGCTCTCGCGGACAATTTTGCCGGCGGCCCGGGCGTCTATGCGGTATGCCTTGGCGAGGCGGACAGCGCCGCGGCGGGCGCCGGCGCAATCGCGGCCAAGGGCGGTAAGAAATTCGTCCTCCTGGTGCCAGCGGGCGCGGGTGCCGATATTGCCGAAAAACACGTCGCCAACAGCCTCAGCGTGTACGGCGCCGCACTTGCGATCACCATCCCCTATACGAGCGCCGACAGCGCGGCAAAGGCGGTCGCGGACATGGGCTCGCTGGTTGACGCCCCCGACGCCGTGATCGTCGCCAGCGGCGACAGCAATCCATCGCCAATCCTGATCGCCCTGAAGGCAAAAGGCATCCCTGGAAAATCAACCTCCGTGGTTGGCACGAACCGCTGGCTGGAGCACCCGACCAGTCCGCTTTTCGAAGGCGCCTTTATCGCGACACTCGACCAACATGAAACAGGCCCCATTTCGGATCGTTTCAAGGCAAGCTTCAATTACCAGGCCGACGTCAATGTCGCTTATGCCTATGATATGGTCGCCCTTACTGCGGGGATCGCGAGCGCTGCCGGACCCAATGGCTTCAACAGGCAGGTTTTCGAGAACCCGAATGGCTTTCGCGGATCGACCGGCTTGTTCAGGTTCCGCGCGGATGGATCCAGCGAACGCTCAATGCCGCTTTACCGGATTGAAAAAGGTGCGCTCAAACTGGTTGCCAAATCGACGTCCAGCTTCTAG
- a CDS encoding thermonuclease family protein → MMIALAGLELVIGILLLVKAATLFPVERSLTDPAPDVGDDVARHPARSIVNSARKIAEDLIAPPQIEGSEMERVEPRLPLGDLGLASRPKSWMPRDWRETLLYDPVATSSAGFDSMGRKLFISGTQGVQTDRVCLFHESAWPCGQRAYAAFNNWMRGRALNCFVPPVVDRFPVAVTCRLGKQDVGAWLVSNGWALALPSGIYGKAEATARAAEMGIFGPP, encoded by the coding sequence ATGATGATCGCGCTCGCGGGCCTCGAGCTTGTCATCGGCATCCTGCTGCTGGTCAAGGCAGCGACCCTGTTCCCCGTCGAACGAAGCCTCACCGACCCAGCCCCTGACGTCGGCGATGACGTCGCGCGACATCCGGCTCGATCGATCGTCAACTCAGCCCGCAAGATTGCCGAGGATCTCATCGCACCGCCGCAGATCGAGGGATCGGAGATGGAGCGGGTGGAACCTCGTTTGCCGCTTGGCGACCTCGGCCTCGCATCACGCCCCAAGTCATGGATGCCCAGGGATTGGCGGGAAACATTGCTTTACGATCCAGTGGCCACGTCGTCGGCTGGTTTCGACTCCATGGGGCGGAAACTGTTCATCAGTGGAACCCAGGGCGTCCAGACCGACAGGGTCTGCCTGTTTCACGAGAGCGCGTGGCCATGCGGACAGCGGGCCTACGCGGCTTTCAACAACTGGATGCGCGGGCGAGCGCTGAACTGCTTCGTGCCTCCGGTGGTCGACCGCTTCCCTGTCGCGGTGACATGCAGGCTGGGCAAACAGGATGTCGGTGCCTGGCTGGTATCGAATGGCTGGGCGCTGGCCTTGCCGAGCGGCATCTATGGCAAGGCCGAAGCAACAGCCAGGGCGGCGGAGATGGGAATCTTCGGCCCGCCATAG
- a CDS encoding GGDEF domain-containing protein: protein MSNCIVLRNRNRNLPVLCLAIERRSTMSNAAADVQVHHEWKTIAWLAFLGTVGSLCVSLVLNYLLLFSEALTPFGRGMITATLLPVVICLPLFVFIGLKLAEIRRYRRELNRAATFDTLTGCLNGRVFTSLIERRAIRSSPQGERSGAFLVIHPEHLNAINLRFGLNWGDEALRLIASTIRSCVRSQDVVGRIGASMFGVFLPGTSEAEARTVGERIRATVSQVYFAPQGAEEILAVSVGGVVFEQDLDFEDMFRPAEESLSGKSGFGLSRIQRASI from the coding sequence GTGTCAAATTGTATTGTTCTTCGAAACCGAAATCGTAACTTGCCGGTCTTATGCTTGGCGATCGAACGGAGATCGACGATGAGCAATGCAGCAGCTGATGTCCAGGTCCATCATGAATGGAAGACCATTGCCTGGCTGGCATTTCTTGGAACCGTCGGCAGCCTGTGCGTGTCCCTCGTCCTGAACTATCTGCTGTTGTTCAGCGAGGCGCTGACGCCTTTCGGGCGCGGCATGATCACGGCAACACTTTTGCCTGTGGTGATCTGCCTGCCGCTGTTTGTGTTCATAGGCCTGAAACTGGCCGAGATACGTCGCTATCGGCGGGAACTCAACCGGGCCGCGACCTTCGATACGCTGACCGGTTGCCTGAACGGGAGGGTCTTCACGTCGCTGATCGAGAGACGGGCGATCAGGTCTTCCCCACAAGGCGAGCGATCGGGCGCGTTCCTGGTCATTCATCCTGAACACCTGAACGCCATCAACTTGCGCTTCGGCCTGAACTGGGGCGACGAGGCCTTGCGCCTGATCGCTTCAACCATCCGGTCTTGCGTGCGCTCGCAAGACGTCGTCGGCCGCATAGGTGCCTCCATGTTCGGTGTGTTCCTTCCCGGAACGAGCGAGGCCGAAGCCAGGACGGTTGGCGAGCGTATCCGTGCCACTGTCTCGCAGGTCTATTTCGCCCCTCAGGGAGCCGAGGAGATCCTGGCCGTGTCCGTCGGGGGCGTGGTTTTCGAGCAGGACCTGGACTTCGAGGACATGTTCCGGCCTGCCGAAGAGAGCTTGTCGGGCAAAAGCGGTTTTGGACTGTCGCGTATTCAACGCGCTTCAATCTGA
- a CDS encoding VanZ family protein — protein sequence MKFYSAAERIAFIATLIAVLVLALLPISRLDEFGIDIGFHYDKANHASAFAILAFLGSLGWPGRKTRLIIFLALVGAAIEILQGTSLIERDLDVFDWIADCVGMACGLLAAICANWISRRMN from the coding sequence ATGAAATTTTACTCAGCCGCCGAGCGGATTGCCTTTATCGCCACGCTCATTGCGGTCCTGGTGCTCGCGTTGCTGCCGATATCTCGCCTCGACGAATTCGGCATCGATATCGGCTTCCACTACGACAAGGCAAACCATGCGAGCGCCTTCGCGATCCTGGCGTTTCTGGGAAGTCTGGGCTGGCCCGGCCGCAAGACGAGGCTGATCATCTTCCTCGCCCTGGTTGGAGCCGCGATCGAAATCCTCCAGGGCACGTCGCTGATAGAGCGTGATCTCGACGTGTTCGACTGGATCGCCGATTGCGTCGGCATGGCTTGCGGACTTCTGGCGGCAATCTGCGCGAACTGGATTTCGCGACGCATGAATTGA